TAATTTTTTTGAACAATCTGTTACAACAAGAACCCAGTAGAGTGCAATCTTGGCTGAACAGCGTTTGGGAAGATCGACAACAAGTGCCCATAAATTTTAACTGGCTTGGGCTAGCCGAAACTGCTGCCTTTAAAGCCAGCGATCTGGCATCTAAATCTGAGGAATACCGTCAGTCAAGTTTAATTTGGGCGCAGATAGCAGTTTTAGTCTATAACTTTTTAGCTCGGAACCGCTCTAATGGAGCTATTCGAGAATCCCTTATAGAATCGTTAATGAACTTGCGTTTATACATGATATTGCAACTCGGAGCGAGGGTTGACGATCCTGTTCTAGATCCGGCACTAATTATAAGTTGTTTTTTTGAAAATTTAGAATTTTCTTACGAAGATACTCTAGCTAAAGCTTCTGTTTGGAAAAAACTTTTTAGAGATAATATCCCCGAAGCGATATCTCAAAAACTTGAATCAGATATGGAGGAACTCAGGAGTTTAAAAAAATTAAAGTTGCGTTTAGGAATCATAAAAACCTTATTAGAAAATAATCGAATAGCTCCAAACCAAGTTCTTCAGGCTTGGGTTTCTATTTGGGAAAATTTACCGTAAAAGGAAAAATTGAACGCTCGCACAACCTCGATGCTGAGTGGAAATGAACTTCCCCCTGTACAAAAGCAGCCAACCCTGTATAAAATACAACAAAACATCGCTCTACCAGCAACCATGACACCTAAAGTAACCATCCAAGAACTAGCCTTAGCCCTCACAGCCAAAAACCACTCCCCCACCCTCCTCAACTCAGACTTCCTCAAATACAGCGGCATCGTCCCCCCCGACTGGGAACTCGCCCGCCCCCCCGTTTTCAGTCCCCAAATCTCTCAAGTTGCCTTCACCAACGGCATCAACATCGTCGCCCAATCGAACGCCATCACCTTCATCGAATCCCTGAGTACAAAATCACAAGAAGACGTAAAAATTCCCGCCGTCATCCGCAAGTACGTCGAAGCTTTACCCCGCACCGACTATCAAGCTTTAAGCATCAATCCCAGAAGCTTCATCACCTTTGAAGCAGGAGACGAAAATGCCGCCCGCGAGTTCATCACCTCCACTTTACTCTCGAAAGGCACTTGGTCTGATGTGGGGAAAGCTCCCGTAAAAGCTGCTGTCAATTTAGTTTATTCTCTGGAACAAGGAGAACTCAATTTGAGCGTTGCCGAAGCTATGCTGCAACTGCAAGAAGCTGACCCAACTCCCGCAGTATTGTTCTCCGGTAGTTTCCAGTACGAAATAGCAGGCGAATTAGAAGGCGAGAAACTGCAACACTTGTACAAGCTTTTGGAAAATTGGCAGCCTGATTTAGAGGCTTACAGGGAAATCGTCAACGTGCGGTTTTTGGGGGTGAAAGAAGTTGAAAAGTTGCCGTCTGCCGCGTAAAAGATAAGAAGGTAGGGGCGTGAGCTATTGGAGCCTCAATCAACTTCTTTCAACCGCTCCATCTTCATCGCAGTTCGCTCTGATTTCCAAGGCGTGAGTCCCTACCCGGACACTTCTTTCAACCCATCCTCCAGCAGCATTCGCACGATATCCACTTTCTTGCGCCCAGTCCTAGCCGCCAACATCGACAGCTTGCGGTGCAAAGATTCAGACATATCCACAGTAAACCTGACCGTCGCTTCTTTGTCGGGTGCTTGCAACTTGCTCATCAGGCTAGGCTCCTTCGCTGAAATACACTCATTGCTAATTTAGCCGCAGACCGATTTAAAATTTGAGCGCGGTTATAGTAATTTTCAATAGAGTGAGTAGTTTTTTCATAGAGAGTTTGTTCGCTAATTTCACCTTGAGTGAGTTCGTAACTCAGAGTGTCTGAAATTCGCATCGGATAGATGAGAGTGCCATCAAAACGCACCATTTCCTCTTTGGTGCGTCGCATAAAATGTTGCTGACGAGAAGCAGGAGGGTAAGTGTTAAAAGCGTCATAAGTTGACAAGACTTCTGGCTCTAATAACCGCCACAAATAATAGTAGGGAAAATCCTTCCCCTGATGAGGGGTTGCTGTCAGTAACAATAAATGCTGACAAGTCCATTCTAATTGGCAGTTTTCATCATCGTTAATTCCGACCAAAGCTTCTGCCAGTTGGTAGCGTTTAGTTTTGCGAATATAAAAGTCTGGTTCGCGATCGGCCGAGAGTTTGTGAGCTTCGTCAAATATTACTAAATCATAGGGAATTACTGGCGACTCTTGCAGACGCGAAAACATTCGCTCTCCTACTAAAGTATCAACGCTAACAATAAGAAGGTTGCTATTTTCACCAATAAAGGGATTAGTAGATTTTGCTTCGTTGCCAGTGGCAATGCGAAACGGCAGACTAAATAATTTGTTCATTTCCCGTTGCCAGTTTCCCAATAACCCAGCCGATGATACAATGAGAACCCGGTGAATTAAGCGACGCGATAGCATTTCGCGAATGTAGAGACCTGTCATAATGGTTTTACCAGCACCGGCATCGTCAGCAAGGAGAAACCGCAGTCGCTGATGTTGCAGTAAATGTTTGTAAACTGCAATACGCTGGTGGGGTAAGGGTTCAATAAGTGAGGTTTCTGTGGCGAAGGTCGGATTAAATAAATAACCGTAGGCCAGACGCTCTGCTTCTGCAACTGCCCAAACTTTTCTGGGACTGGCTGAAAATTTAATCATAATATTTGTTCGCGCCTGTTCCTTCAGTTTTTAATTTCTCATCCTTCATAGGAAAGATAAACCATTCTGCCATTGCGATTCCCTAAAAAAATCTAAAGGTCTAATAGGTTTAACTGTTTACGCAACTGCTCAACATTCTTGATTTGGCTCCAGTCCACATCAGCCTGTTGTAACAGAGAAATCGCCACCCCCATCAAATGCTGAGGATACACTCGTTCTGCTGGTGGCACAGCTTGGGCGTTGTTGTCCCTAACAAGTCTGGCTGTATCTGCTAACCATTCGTGCTGGTTGCGAGTAATTTTGAAATTGACCGCTACCAGTTTCTCCTTGGAATTAGCCAGAGTCGCAGCTTCAACCGGAGGGTCAAGAGCGGGTACCCTATCAGCTTCAATATCTACTGGTGCCGGTGACTGCTTAATTCCCGAAAACTGGCTCAGCTTTCCCATCCCCCCCATCTTACTCTTGGGTTTGTTCACGACAACCTCCACAATTTTTTGCACTCTGAGGCCAAAAACCGATAAGATGAAGCACCGGAGGACTTGGCAGCATAGGCGGTGACAGGCTTTTGCTGAGCAATAGATTCTGCCACAGCAATGTTGTCAGGAATCACCGTATGCAGCAGCCGATAGTCCAGTTCCACAGAAGCCTCAACCAGCAAACTGTCAGCTTCCTGGGTTAACAGCAGGCGCGACTTATAGCGAGTCCGTAACACCTCAATTGGCACTCCTGTTTGCTCCCCTCGAATTAATTCCACCGCTTCCGACAACCCTTTAAGAGCAGCCGGTTCGCACAGAGTCGGAATCAACACGCGATCGCACGCCAACAAAGCTTGTACCGAAACAGAGGAAAGCCCTGGCGAACAGTCCATCAGGCACACATCAAACCCCTTAAGCTTAGAGAGGGCTGGGGTGAATAAATCATGAGGTGACTGCAACTGGAACAGTCCCAAATCCCCCGGAATCAGCCACAGATTTTTTACCTCTGTATTTAATGGCTCTACGTTATCTCCCTGAAGCCAATCTAAAGCTGTCGGCTGCTGACCGTCTTGACCTAACCCAAAACTAAGGGTGCGCTGCCCATCCAAGTCGAGCAGCAGGACGCGACACTTACTTGCAGCGAGGCAAGCTCCTAAGTTTAAAACTGTGGTACTTTTCCCCGTACCGCCTTTGAAATTGAAAATAGCGACCTTTAACATAAAATCCTATTAAGGTCTAATCATCCTTTAGCTTAACACTTTTATATGCTTAAGTGTTAAACTCATAAACTGTTAAACGTCTAATAGGTTTAACAGTTTAATGACAAGTCTGAGGTCAGCCGCAGATTGGCAGTTACAGCACGAGTGAGGTAAGTAGGTAGGCGGAACCCATTTCTTGATGAAACCGGGTTTCTAGGGTGTACTTCATAACCCTCTTCTGTCACTCTGGGAAAATCAAAGTGAGAGCCAAACTTTAACTGTAGATAAAGCGGGGATTTGAGCGTTTATTTCCTAACAGAATGGCGAAATCAAAATTTTTGATAAAAGCCTTATGCTCTAAGGATTCCAGATTATTCTTTCCCGAAAGTTACAAAAAAGGGATAAACCTGCAATTTGCTGCTGGCTGTATAGTCTGGGGTTTTTTGTCTGACTGGTTAGACCCAAAGTCAACTGGGGCGATTGCTCTTTTGGGTAACGATCAAACGATCAATCGCTAGCTTGCCGTAATTGGTTAAACAGTTAAACGTATTATACCTTTAGCTGTTTAGATGAATATCCTATAACTGGCTTTTCAGGCAACTGAAGCGATGTCGCGCTGGGGCATAGCGTTCCGTTAACTGCGATCTCCGTGCTACCTGCTGATAGCTCAACAAATGCCTTGGCTTTCTTGAGGCGATCGCACCACCCTCAGTTAGGATATCCGCGATCGCACGGCTGCCTGCTCTCCCTAGATAACTCAATCGTATAGGGTCAAGGTTGAATGGCAGATAATGTTATTCAGGGTGAAGGTTGCACGGTCAGAGAAAGCAAATTCGACTTCTTTTTCGGGCGCGTTAAGTTAAGTAGGCGCTGTAAAACGCAATTATGTAAACGATTGTAAAGTATCCCAATTCCCTAAGCATGGCTAAGTCAGCCCTGTTTACATACAGTTACATAGTTGAGTTTAATTCCGCCTACCTACTTAAACTCCCTCTTAATTAATTCCTTTAAAAGCTCCACTCTTCAACAAAAATTGAAGGAGAAACGGCAGCATCTGTTGATGCTCCCGCACTTGCAGCAATTTCTAGGGGCCAGTCAAACTTTTTTTGTTGTGATTGCACTAATTGTCCGACAATTAAGAGGAATTCCTAGAATTGCTGTTCTGACAATTTCATAGGTCGTCCTTTGAACGCTGTTACCTCAGATTTAACGCTCTTGTTGCCACAGCCTCTGCCGCTGACTTGTCACCCGGTGGCGGTGTACCTTTCTCTGTTGGCACCCGGCTCACAGCCGACGATGCGGCAGTCTCTTGATGCGATCGCGTCTTTGCTGACGGAGGGGCAGTGCGACGCGATGACGCTGAATTGGGCGACGCTGCGCTACCAGCACACGGCTGCGGTGCAAGGGGCATTGATAGCACAGCACTCTCCGGCTACTGCTAAAAAGATGATGTGTGCTCTGAAGCGGGTGTTGAAAGAATCACTGCGGCTGGATTTGATGAGCGCGACTGACTATGCCAAGGCGATCGATTTGCCTAAAATTAGGACATCTGACAAACTCAGGGGGCGGGCCTTGAGCGCTGATGAAATTGCCACTCTGTTTGAGGTGTGCCACAATGACTCGACTCCGGCAGGCGCTCGCGATGCGGCTCTGCTGGCGATTCTGCGGGTGGGTTTGCGCCGGGCTGAAGTAGTGAAGCTGGAATTGAGGGACTTTAGTGCTCGCACGGGTGCTATGAAGGTACGAGGCGGTAAGGGGAACAAAGACCGCACGGTGTACCTTCCTGGCGATGCTGTGAAGGTGGTGGAAGATTGGCTCGTGGTTCGGGGTCGGGAAGCGGGAGCGTTGTTGTGTCCGGCCTGGAAGATGGGTCGGATACATATCAGACCGCTAACACCGCAGGCGGTATTAGTGATTTTGCAAAAGCGGGCAATAGAGGCGGGGGTGGAGTCGTTTTCTCCTCACGATTTCCGCCGGACTTTTTGCTCGGATTTGCTAGATGCTGGAGTTGATATCGTGACTGTGGCGGAGCTGGCGGGGCATTCTTCGCCTGCAATTGTGGCTAAATATGACCGCCGGGGAGAGGAAAGGAAGCGGCTCGCTGTGGAGCTGTTGTCGATTCGGAACAAGCGTTGAACTGCCAACAAGCGACCGTAGTCTGGGAGTGCGAATTGACTTCTAGGCTTATAGATGAAGCTGGGAGACGGAGCGAATGAGAGCGATGTACAAGGCAGCTTCGGCTGAATATCACTGCGTTATTGACGGGTAGTTGTTCATCGTCTCCACTTCACCTATAAAGTATTCTGCCGAACCCTAGAGACAGACAAAATATTTCACTCCTCAAACCGTCACGGAGCAAGGGTTTCAGGCGTTGATTATCAATTAACTCCCAGATTCTTTCAGTCAAGGCGTCAAACCTTTATCCCGCCTAGGTTTTATCCACTTGGGTATAATGCTCAACTCTAGGGTTGATCCGTACTACTTTGCATCAAGTCCCACAGCGCGCATTAACGAATTTCGGAAACCCGTCAGGTTTCCAGCCCAACAGAGAACAATAAAATGCCTGTACTCCAAATCCCATCCATCGCCTAAAATATCAGCAGGCTCTAAAAATCCAAGTTTACGATGGCATGGAGGTAAAGGTTGCGTCGATTTGGGGCGGGGCTGTGGTGTTTAAACGGCTAGGAGTTTTAGTTTCCCAAGTTTTGCCTGCATCTGTCGCTTGATTTTCGGCCTCTTTGACTTAGCAAAGGAATCGTTTCGTCGGCTTTCGGATTGAGTCGCGGTGCCAGAACCGCCGCATGGAATTGAAAATAACCGCTCAGGGCGAGAGAATCCGTCGCCAGCCAAGCTTCACCACCGGCTCCCGTTACTCCGCCACCGCTCGCCAGACGCTCGCTCACCAGCAATTTCTAGCTCGCCCGGACGCACGTTGCAGACTGGCACATCAGAAGTGATGCGCTTTACCGAGACTAGCGACAGCATTAGTTTCAAGGCGGAGATCGGCTTAGTAGTTGGTGCGGTAGCGTCGGTGTGGCGATCGGTTCTGGGGCGGTAGTTTTGTTTGTACTAGATGAATACTAGCATTATGTCTAGTAAATTTTTAGTAATAAAGCTAGTTTTTGTGTCTAGTATTTCTCCCGAGTCAATGCTAGTATTTTTGTCTAGCTTATGTACTAGATACCGCTAGCGAACCCTCCCATCGCTGGGGGCGGGCAACTGTTAGCTAGCGTCCCGGAGATCGGACTCTGTGACGATTGCCTTTAACCTCGCTGCGATTGCTGCTCGCGTCCCTTTTGTGTCGGTTCCCGGAGCCGATGCCAGCTTGCGGATTGATTGGATCGAAAGTTTATTAAGCCGTCCCTCGATGTCCGGCGTTGTTGGCGCGATCGGCCGGCGCCGTGCTAGGGTAGTTGGCGCGGTAGCGTCGGTGTGGCGATCGGTTCTGGGGCGGTCGGAGTTTTTTCGGGCACTGGTTTTGTTTGTACTAAATAAATACTAGCACTATACCTAGTAGACATTTAGTAATTAAGCTAGTTTTTGTATCTAGTATTTCTCATGAACCAACGCTAGTATTTTGTCTAGTTAATCTACTAGATACCGCTAGCGATGGGAGGGTTCGCTAGCGGTCGGGCAACTGTTGCTGATAGTCTTGGATCTCGCGCTCGCTTGGCTTGTAGGGCTGCGATTTGGGCATTCGCGGCGTCGATTTTTGAGGCGATTTGAACGAACTTGTTGGCTAACAGAGTCATTGTTCTTCGTCCTTTGGTTGTGTGTGCTGATTGTGAAGCGTATGTAGCGAGCGGTTTGTGTCGTTTCCGTTTCGCTCTAACAAATACTAGCATGATGTCTAGTATACGTGAGGGCAGAGACACTAGACAAAAAGCTCGATTAAGATGCTAGATAAAAAGCTATTTGTGTACTAGCATAACGTCTAGTATATATTGATAGTTTACGCGAACACTAAGGTCAAAAGCAACCCCATCCTTTGCAGATGGGGTCAAGTATCTGGCAAATTTCAGCATTCCAAGTTGAGCCAGCACCGCCGACTGATTTTCACTTTCAAGCACTAGAGCCGGTATCGTCTCGCCGGCGTGCAGGGTTGAATTTTCGTGCCAGAACTGCGGCGTGAGGCTTGAAAGTGGCCAGAGATGACTTTGTACCCATCGCCATCTCGCCGTAACACCGGGGGAATTACGAAGCCACCAAGAGCCAAACTCAACTCCCCTGCGATTTCTAATTCGTTCGCGTCAAAGTTGCAGGCCGGGATATCGGACGTGATGCGCTTGACCGAAACCAGCAAGAGCATTAGTTTTTTGGCTGGCGGAACCTGGAAGAGCGTCCGTTATCTCCCCGGTTCGGCGGTTCATCGCCGTTGTTGGTTCCGGTGGCTGTAGTTGGTGTTGCCGTTACTACGGGAGCAGTAACGGGGATGGCTGCTGCTGGTGCGGGTGTCGTTGGTGCGGTTGCGGGTGTCGTTGGTGCGGCGTAATGTTTTTTCGGTTGTGTCGATTGCGTCGGCTTGGGAAAAGGCGCTGCTGTTTCGGCGGCAACAGGTTCAAGAGTTTTCGTGGCTTCTGCTTTGACAGCTTCGTAGCAGGATGTCCGCGCTTCCCAGTGACACCTGACAACATCGGCGGCTGTCTCCGACACTTGGCAGACGTAGCGGTTATCCTCAATCAGGCGGGCAAAGGGACAGACGCTCGCAAGTCAGCGTGGAGGCTGTGGGGCGGTCGATCGTCGGTGTGGCAGATTGTGTTACGTTCATGATTAGATCCTTTGGGATTTAGCCACCGCTTTAGGCGTCAGAAACTTTGGGCGGTGGTTTTGTCTGTACTAGACATATACTAGCGTTTTGCCCCGACCAATGTCTAGCGTTTTGCCAGCCATGTCTAGCGTTTTACCAACTAATATCTAGTATATTAGTCTAGTTTGTATGAGTATATTTGTCTAGTTTGTATGAGTATATTTGTCTAGTTTGTATACTAGATACCGCTAGCGATGGGATGGTGCGCTAGCGGTTGGGCAACTGTTAGCCAGCGGCCCGGATATCAGACTCTGTGACGATCGCCTTTAACCTCGCTGCTATGCTTGCCCGCGTTCCTTTTGTGTCGGCTCCGGGAGCCGATGCCAGGCGAGCGAATCGACGGGATCGAAAGTTTATTAAGCAGTCCCTCGATGTCCGCCCCTGGTATTGGTGTCGCGACTGTCGGCTTGCGAAAAGGCGCTTCCGTGGTAGCAGCAACCTCAACGTCAATTGCCGGGTCAATCTCAGGCTCTGCCCAAGTTTCCGGCGCAATTCGGTGCGGTAGGTTCCGGCTCGATCGGCTCAGTCGCTTTTGCGAAGGCCGGGGAGAGAATGCCGATCGCCGAGGAGTTGAATTTGCTCTCGTTAGCCGCTTGGAAAACTTCCACCTGAGACGGATCGACGTGATGCAACATCATCAGCGCCGTGTCTACCTGCTTGAGCGCCGACTGGCAAGCTTGTTCGACTGATAGTAGTTGCTCCTGGTGTTCTTGCAGTTCGCTCAATTTTGCCAGTCGGCGCGGTGATTTGAGCGTTTGTGGTGTCGAGCGCGCTCTGCAATTTGAGCGAACTTGGCGGCGAGTAAGTTAATCATGGTTTCTACGTGTGGTGTGAAGTGTGTATGTAGCGCGGGTTGTGTCGGTTCCCGTTTCGCTATATTTATATACTAGCAATTTGTCTAGCAATTATTAGCGGTTAATGTCTAGTATTTGTGAGGATTAGCGCTAGTACATTTGTCTATTTTGTATTTAGACAAATATACCAATATACTGCTAGATTAGAGCTAGTACACCAACTAGACATTAAGTAAAAACTATGGCAGACAAAGAACGCCTTCAACTGAACCTGCGACTAGACGGACGGCAGGATTTGCTAGACACCATCAAAATCATGGCTAAAAAGGAAGGATTGAGCCTCAATGCTTGGGTTGTGGCGGCACTGGCCGAAAAAGCAGGGATGAAGCCTGCTAGACCTGCACCAACCGATGATTTAGAATCAGCAATCACCTCTGTACTAGACAAGGTACTAGGCGGCAAACTAGCCAATATCAAGTCAGAGCTGAGGGCGGAATTGGGGGAGCTCGCCGCCGCTCGCGATCGCAACCAAGACGAATCGCTCAGGCTGGAATTAGCCCAAACCAAGCGGCAGTATATGGAATTGCTCGAAAATTCAGCCGCTACTATTGGCAATCTCAAGAAGGAATTAGAGGAAGCGCGATCACAATTGGCAACTGTGCAGGCCGATCGGGATGAACTAGCCCAACTCAAGAAAGAAGTTAAGGAAGCTGCGACAGAGATTCACCTGGAGGAACGGTCGATCGAGACTCAGAAACTCCGCTGGCAACGTGAACTTTCTGATGCCAAGTCTGAGCTAGCCGACGCTAAAGCAACCATTCTCAAGCAAGGGGACAAGATGCGGGAATTGGAGCGGGGATACAATTTCAAGCCTAACCCCGCAGAGTCCGCCTTGAGGCTGGAAATAGGCGACTTGCAAGATGAGCTAGACGCTTACAAAAAACAGCAGCCAGCCACTGCCAGCGAACTACCAGAGCCAGCCGACTTGCTCAATCAGTTGAAGGGGCGACGTAAGAAATCTAAGGCAGAGTTAGCAGATGTTGAGAAAATCTTAGAAATCCTTGAGGGTAACGATGACGAATAAACAGTTTGAGCAATGGATGGATGCAGAGAAGGCAAAGCTTGCTGAGTGCCTGCGGGGTAGCGGGCGGCTAGATGAGGATGGGCCCGATATTCCCGGAATAAGTGGAGCCGACAGCTTGAAAGATCAATACTATTGGTTTGAGTTGGGCAACAACACCCCGCCAGCCGAAGATGGCATCGACTGGGAAACTATCGAAAAAGAGCTAAAAGCCTTTGCTGGCGAGGTAATTACCGAATGGTACGAAAAGAAGAAAGCCCAAGATAAGCGCGAAGCCTACGAGATGGGGAGGGAGTGATGATGATGAACCAACTTGAACAGAAAACCTTTAAGGAGCTCAAAACGATCGCCCACCAGCTCAACGCCAAACCGACGGGGAGCCTGAAACAGCGCCAGACTTGGGAAGCGGCGATTATCAACCAAGCTCAAAAAATGGAGCCGCTTCGATCGACGCGGTGACAAACCCCATCCTCCGCACCTATTGCCTCGGTGGCCGGGATGGGTGTAGCACTCTCGACGATCGAAGCGGCCCTCGAATTGGTTGAGCGGCACTGCTACCCCAGTCTTTTTCGCAAGGCCAGTCCGATTGACTTAATCGAGAACAGTCCGGCGGCTCAATTGGCGGCGAAAGTGTTGCCCGGTATTTTGGGCCCAACAAAAACCCCCGGCACACGGGCGGGGGTTTCTAAATGAAGGGTAATTAATAATTGGTAATTGGCAACGGGTGTTACCCCAATTAACTTAACCACAGTGTAGCGGCTTAGGAGTTTGGGCGATCAGTACAATAGGTTTGTCGTTTCAGCAGCGGCGACACATTCCAAAAAAGAAGCCCCCGGAGATTCCCGGAGGCTTCTTTTTTATTCGAGCTAGTGTTCGTTTGTTGTTGTCAAATCACCGACAACACAGTCCGGCTCGGTTCATCTGTGACAAGGTAGCGCTCGGTTTTGTTGGCGATGTTCAGTGTGGCTATCTGTTCATGGGTTAGCTGTTGAATCTGCTGCGGTGGCTGCCAGCGATGGCCCCAGTTCTGCCGAAGTCGGGAAAGCGCGATCGGACTTGGCAGAAGTTCGGCGGCATCAACCCAAACACCAATACCCGATTCCTGATTGGTGTAATAAGTCTTGAACTGTTCGCGCGATACTTTTGCCAGCCTTCCTTGCCGAGATTCTTGCCACAGTCGATCGAGAGCTAGCAACTCACGCTTGATAACTTTGACTGTGCCGATTACTTCGCCTACTGGCAAAGTCGAATAAATGACTATACTGTCGCCAGCTTGGAGGGATGCTCCAAAACTTCCTTTCCTGAGTTCGATCGCCTTTGGGTTGTAGGTAAGGAAGAAGGCTCTTGCCCAGCGCGGATGTACGGATATCAGGAAAGTGTGGGAAGATTTAATCATTAGTTTGTACCATCCGGCTCTTTATCATCGGGATTGTAAAGACCATCAAAATCACAGTAATTGCACCCGCATCCTTCACACCGAGGGCATATAGCAAGTGCCGGATATTCAGCCTCAAATTGCTTGATAGTAGCCTCTACTTGCTTGCCTAAGTCTTTGCTCTCTGTGTAGCTCTCAAGCACCATTGCTGTGATGATTTCCTGTGCTTCCGGTGAGAATCCATCGGGGATGAATTTCGAGATTAATTCCTTAAGTGTCATTGGTTTATTCCTCCCCATTGATTAGTCGATCGAGCATTGCCCGCGCTTCAGTATATAGGGCGTGATTCCTTCCCCCGCGACGCACTCCCCACAATAGCCAGATAGTCTTTTCTTGCCCTAATTCTTGCGCGATGACGAGCTTGGCTAACTTCATTTTGTCCTCCTGTTCCAGCGGAGAATCAGCGGCAAACACTGCTTTTTCGGCTGTTCCGGTTAACAACTGTTCCAGCATCTCAGAAAGGTGTTCCCTTTGTTCAATAAGGCTTCCGGGCTGTTCCGGTTCTGGCTCTAGCGGGGTTTTGGGTGTTCCAGAGTTTTCCGAAGTGTTGGGAGTGTTCCACGTCGGAACATCGGCAACTGCGGACTTATGCACGTCAATTTTGGGCATCAAGCCTAATACTGGATTCCCGATCGTAGATAGAATAATTGGGGTTTGTTCAGTCATTGAAGGCTCGATTAACAGCCTCAAATCTGACGTTAATCTGTCTCTGGTTTCCTTACTGGCGATGACGTTTGAGTTGTTTAACATTTGCTCAATTACACCATAGGAGCCTTGCTCTTCATCATTGCTCGTAGTCCTCACTAAACCCTGAGCTAACAGCGCTAAATTAAGCCGGATATTACAGTCAGCAACACCACTAGAGGCGATGTTGAACGATTGCGTACAGATGAAGTAGCCGACATTGTATTGCCCCCCGACGGTAGCTATCGTTCCCAGCTTAGTCGCGACAGATTCCCAGATAGCAGCATTTCTTTTTTGGGACAAACATTGATGAGTCGCAAACCAATCTTCTAAGATTAATTTGATTGGTCTGTCGCGGTAGGTTTCCTCTGTCGCAGGTTTCGACTTCCGGGTCAACAACTTTTCGTAAACTTCATCAAGGAACTGCATTGACTGTTCAACCTGCATAGGGTCAAAAACCATCAGACGATTGCTACGAACCCCTGGAAAGTCTTCGTATTTCTGGGAAATCACGTAAATGTCAGACCGTGGGAACCTCGT
The Oscillatoria nigro-viridis PCC 7112 genome window above contains:
- a CDS encoding DEAD/DEAH box helicase → MIKFSASPRKVWAVAEAERLAYGYLFNPTFATETSLIEPLPHQRIAVYKHLLQHQRLRFLLADDAGAGKTIMTGLYIREMLSRRLIHRVLIVSSAGLLGNWQREMNKLFSLPFRIATGNEAKSTNPFIGENSNLLIVSVDTLVGERMFSRLQESPVIPYDLVIFDEAHKLSADREPDFYIRKTKRYQLAEALVGINDDENCQLEWTCQHLLLLTATPHQGKDFPYYYLWRLLEPEVLSTYDAFNTYPPASRQQHFMRRTKEEMVRFDGTLIYPMRISDTLSYELTQGEISEQTLYEKTTHSIENYYNRAQILNRSAAKLAMSVFQRRSLA
- a CDS encoding ParA family protein, encoding MLKVAIFNFKGGTGKSTTVLNLGACLAASKCRVLLLDLDGQRTLSFGLGQDGQQPTALDWLQGDNVEPLNTEVKNLWLIPGDLGLFQLQSPHDLFTPALSKLKGFDVCLMDCSPGLSSVSVQALLACDRVLIPTLCEPAALKGLSEAVELIRGEQTGVPIEVLRTRYKSRLLLTQEADSLLVEASVELDYRLLHTVIPDNIAVAESIAQQKPVTAYAAKSSGASSYRFLASECKKLWRLS
- a CDS encoding tyrosine-type recombinase/integrase, producing the protein MNAVTSDLTLLLPQPLPLTCHPVAVYLSLLAPGSQPTMRQSLDAIASLLTEGQCDAMTLNWATLRYQHTAAVQGALIAQHSPATAKKMMCALKRVLKESLRLDLMSATDYAKAIDLPKIRTSDKLRGRALSADEIATLFEVCHNDSTPAGARDAALLAILRVGLRRAEVVKLELRDFSARTGAMKVRGGKGNKDRTVYLPGDAVKVVEDWLVVRGREAGALLCPAWKMGRIHIRPLTPQAVLVILQKRAIEAGVESFSPHDFRRTFCSDLLDAGVDIVTVAELAGHSSPAIVAKYDRRGEERKRLAVELLSIRNKR